In Gemmatimonadota bacterium, the genomic window CGGCGGCCAAGGTCCTCGTCATGGGTCACGACGACGAAGGCCTGTCCGTGCCTGCGGGACATATCCCACATCAGGTCCAGCAACGCTTCCCCGTTCCCGCGGTCCAGGTTGCCGGACGGCTCGTCCGCCAGCACGATATGGGGCCGACCTACCAGGGCCCGGGCCACGGCGACCCGCTGCTGTTCTCCGCCGGACAGCGCGACCGGCTTGTGGTCGAGACGCGCCTCCAGTCCCACCTCCGCGAGCAGGCCTCGGGCCCGATCGCGTGCCGTGTCCCAGTCCCATCTTCCCACCAGCAACGGCATCATCACGTTTTCCAGCGCCGAGAACTCGGGGAGCAGGTGATGGGCCTGGAAGACAAACCCCACGGACCGGTTGCGGAACTCCGCCAGCCGGTCTTCCGGCAGGTCGAACGCGTTCGTTTCGCCGATGAAGACCTGGCCGGAAGTGGGCCGGTCCAGCGTACCCAGGATATGCAGCAGGGTGCTTTTGCCCGCGCCCGACGCGCCGTGGATCGCCACGATCTGCCCGCGGCGGATATCGATGTCGATGCCCTTCAGGATCTCGAGCCGGCCGGTGCCTGAGAGGAAATCCCTGGTCAGGCTCCTTGCGCTCAGTACTTCATCGGTCCGGCTGTCGTCCGCTATGGGCGGTTCGTAGGCCATACCCCTGGCTTCCAGTCCACCTCCAGCGTCCCGCGGCGCGTTCATCGTGTTCACTATTCGTGCCTGATCGCCTCGACCGGCACCAGGCCGGCGGCCTTCCGGGCCGGATAGACAGCGGCCACCACGCAGATCAGCATGGATCCCAGGGCGACACTTGCGAAATCCAGCGGGTCGACCCGCACGGGCAGCGCGTCGATCAGATAGATGTCCGGCGGCAGCGCGATGAACTCGAAAGTGCGCTGCGTCCAGCAGAGCACGTAGCCGATCACGCAACCGAGCAGGGTGCCCAGGATGCCTACCACGGAACCCTGGATGATAAACACCCTGGTGATGCTGGCGGCGGTGGCTCCCATGGACTTCAGAATGCCGATGTCCCGGGTCTTCTCCAGCACGACCATGATCAGGGTGCTGGCGATGTTGAAAGCGGCCACCAGGATGATCAGGTTGAGAATGGCGAAGGAGCCCCATTTCTCGAGCGTCATCCACCGGAACAGGCCCTTGTGCCGCTGCATCCAGTCTACCGTAAAATACGCTACGGACGGGCTTGACGCAACAGGGGATTCGGCGGTCTCCTCCACGTAGCGGTTCAGCGCGGACTCGATCTCTTCGGAGATACGACCCGCCTGGTCCCGGTCGGCAACCCGGACGGCAATGCCGTTTATATCGCTTCCGAGTTTGAACAGCTTCTGGGACTCGTCCAGGGAGACATAGGCGGAGGAGGCGTCATACTCGTAGAAACCGGTTTCCGAAATGCCCGTGACCCTGTAGGGCCGGATGTACGGCGTGAGCGCCGAGGTCAGCGAGAAACCCTGGATGTTGCCCAGGGCCACCCTTTCGCCGACGACGATCCCCAGCTGGTCCGCGAGGCCTCGGCCCAGGACGATCCCGGGCAGCGGTCGTCCGTCCGGATTGGCCGGATCGGGCGCGGCCGTCAGGTCCAGGGCGCCGAAGGCGATATTTTGCTCGAGGTTCGTGGCCAGGCGGCCCGATGCGATGTCCAGCCCGTGCACAATGACGCCTGCCGCGGCATTTCGCGTCGTGGGCACCGGTGCGCAGACGGCTTTCTCCAGCACGTATGGCGCGGCCGAGACCACCTCGTCCACCGACAGGATGACGTCGATCAACGGATCGTATTCGGAAATCGAACCATCGCCGAGCAGCGAATACACGTTGATATGCGCGCGCTCTCCTATAATCCGTTCCCGGACTTCGCTTTCAAATCCGTTGAACAGCGAGAGGACGATGACGAGGGCGGCAACGCCCACGAGCACGCCGCCCACGGATATGTACGTGATGAGGGAGACGAACCGGTTCTGCCGCTTGGAGCGCAGGTATCTCAGGGCGATGAACCATTCGTATGACCATCGTTTGCGCGGCACTATTCGGCATCCTGTGCGCCCGACGCGCGGGCCGGCCGGCCATCCGCTTCGTCGGGGCCGTCTTCCGCGTCGACCTCGGCCTCATCCATTTCGTCCGGGCCGCCGGGGCCGCCTTCGAAGATTTCCCTGCGCAGGTGGGGAAAGAGGAGCACGTCCTTGATGTTGGCCGAGTCGGTAACCAGCATGGCCAACCGGTCGATGCCGATGCCACATCCCCCGGTGGGCGGCATGCCGTATTCCATGGCGCGCAGGAAGTCTTCGTCCATGGTGTGGGCCTCCCCGTCGCCCTTCCTATGCATTTCCACTTGCTCCTCGAACCGGCGGCGCTGGTCCACCGGGTCGTTCAATTCGGTGAATGCGTTGGCGAACTCGCTACCGCAGATGAAGAGTTCGAACCGTTCGGTCAGGTCGGGATCGTCCTGGCGGCGCTTGGCCAGGGGGGAGATCTCCACGGGGTAATCCGTGATGAAGGTCGGATTCACCAGGCGGTCCTGCACGAAGTGCTCGAAGAGTTCGTCGATCATCCGGCCCCGGCCCAGGCCGGTGTCCACAGCCAGTCCCCGTTCGCCGCAGACCGCGGCGAGTTCCCCGGTCGAAAGGCCGGCGACGTCGATACCGCTGTATTCGCGGATGGCGTCGAGCATGGGTATCCTCGGCCAGGGCGGGCTCAGATCGATGGCCTGGTCCTGGTAGGTGTGCTCCAGCGTGCCGTTCACCTCCTCGAAGACCGCGACGAAGAGGCGCTCCACCAGATCCATGACGTACTGGTAATCGACGTAGGCGATGTAAAACTCCAGCATGGTGAATTCGGGGTTGTGCGTGCGGTCGATCCCCTCGTTACGAAAATCATGCCCGATTTCATACACGCGCTCCATGCCGCCGACGATCAG contains:
- a CDS encoding ABC transporter ATP-binding protein, coding for MNTMNAPRDAGGGLEARGMAYEPPIADDSRTDEVLSARSLTRDFLSGTGRLEILKGIDIDIRRGQIVAIHGASGAGKSTLLHILGTLDRPTSGQVFIGETNAFDLPEDRLAEFRNRSVGFVFQAHHLLPEFSALENVMMPLLVGRWDWDTARDRARGLLAEVGLEARLDHKPVALSGGEQQRVAVARALVGRPHIVLADEPSGNLDRGNGEALLDLMWDMSRRHGQAFVVVTHDEDLGRRADCAFRLEDGLLNAVAA
- a CDS encoding ABC transporter permease, with product MPRKRWSYEWFIALRYLRSKRQNRFVSLITYISVGGVLVGVAALVIVLSLFNGFESEVRERIIGERAHINVYSLLGDGSISEYDPLIDVILSVDEVVSAAPYVLEKAVCAPVPTTRNAAAGVIVHGLDIASGRLATNLEQNIAFGALDLTAAPDPANPDGRPLPGIVLGRGLADQLGIVVGERVALGNIQGFSLTSALTPYIRPYRVTGISETGFYEYDASSAYVSLDESQKLFKLGSDINGIAVRVADRDQAGRISEEIESALNRYVEETAESPVASSPSVAYFTVDWMQRHKGLFRWMTLEKWGSFAILNLIILVAAFNIASTLIMVVLEKTRDIGILKSMGATAASITRVFIIQGSVVGILGTLLGCVIGYVLCWTQRTFEFIALPPDIYLIDALPVRVDPLDFASVALGSMLICVVAAVYPARKAAGLVPVEAIRHE
- the lysS gene encoding lysine--tRNA ligase, whose translation is MSSPIEFNRQRYSKLEEIRARGIDPYPVRYDVTHPAQSILDQAEALIESAEPVSVAGRITSKRGHGKSGFSHLLDRTGRIQIYVRLDRVGPDAYEVYDQLIEVGDYLGVNGTVFTTRTGETTVMANELTLLSKSLRALPEKWHGLRDIETRYRQRYVDLIINPGVKEVFLKRSHLIRSIQRFMDGEGFVEVETPILQPLYGGALARPFKTHHQALDMPLYMRIADELYLKRLIVGGMERVYEIGHDFRNEGIDRTHNPEFTMLEFYIAYVDYQYVMDLVERLFVAVFEEVNGTLEHTYQDQAIDLSPPWPRIPMLDAIREYSGIDVAGLSTGELAAVCGERGLAVDTGLGRGRMIDELFEHFVQDRLVNPTFITDYPVEISPLAKRRQDDPDLTERFELFICGSEFANAFTELNDPVDQRRRFEEQVEMHRKGDGEAHTMDEDFLRAMEYGMPPTGGCGIGIDRLAMLVTDSANIKDVLLFPHLRREIFEGGPGGPDEMDEAEVDAEDGPDEADGRPARASGAQDAE